The region GTCATGAGCTGGTTTTCCTGCGATACCAGATACGCGGCGTTGGCGCTCTTCTCGAGATAAGCGGCCCAGGCCGGATCAGCTTGCAGACGATCGCGACGTGCATTGCGGTCGGCGGCGTCCTGGTAAACCCAGATGTGCGTGTAGCAATTCAGACGCCCTGATTCGGCGACCAGATAGGCCAGCGGTTCGCCAAGATGCTTGCGCTGGATGTCGAAGCCGTGTTCTTCGTACAGCGCTAGATGTTTTTTCAAGGTACCGGGACGCGCGGTGTAGGTGCGGACGTCAAGCAACATAAACTTCCTTTCGAGTGATGCAGACAAGATGTAAAGATTTCAGGGACGAATGCGCCCCCGCGACCGTTTTTCAGGTCGCGTCGGAAAAAGCTTCGTATGGAGATGGAACCGCCGGGCGGAATCAATGAAGCACATCCGGAAGACGTTTCCGATGCGCGTATTGAATCGGCATTGACCAGCGTGGGTCAGATGCTAACCAAGCCGTCCGAACGCACGGTAGGACTTAATTTCTTTTCTATTGGATTTTTCCACCGAAAGCCGGAACGCGCCGCAACGTGCAGGCTTGCACGCGATGCAGCTGCAGTTGCGCGGCTTTTCTTTTTACGTGCGCTTGTATATCCTGTGCCGGTGCATCTACGAGCGCGAGAAGATTTCCGGAGAGGAAATCACGGCGACACGATGTGCAGGAAGCCGACCGAAATCAATCACAACAACACGGCGGAGACATTGCAAGACGAACACTGAAGCGACCCCATGAAAGACATCCGCTTTCCCGACGACACGCCAAATTTCGAGGTCTCCGATTTCAGCGGCGGCCATACGGAATTCGTGTTCGACCTAGTCAAGCTGGAAGGCCGCAACGAAATCCCGCGCCCTTTCCTACATCGCCACAGCTACTATCACATCCTGTGGATGAGCAACGCACAGGGTAACCACGTGCTCGACTTCGACAACTACGGCATCGTTCCGCATTCCGTGTTCTTCATCTCGCCGGGGCAGATTCATGGTTGGACGTCGGAGATCGATGCCAGCGGCTATGCGATCAATTTCAGTCCTGAATTCTTTCTGCAGATTTTTCCACGCATCGAAGAACTGGCGGAGTTTCCCTTCTTCCACATCGCCAACGCCGATCCGGTGCTATACCTGACGCCCCAGCAACATGACGAACTGTTCCCGCTGCTTAAGGAAATAGAAAAGGAGAATGCCGGCGACCAGCGCTGGCGTTACGACATCGTGCGCTCCTTCCTGCAGATCCTGTTGACCAAGCTGCGTCGCCTGCACCAGCCGCACGACGCCGAATCGGTGCTGCCGCGCAGCTACAGCCTGACCAAGCGCTTCAAGCTGCTGATCGAACAGCACTACCTCGAGTTCGGCTCGGTGCAGGACTATGCGGCGCGCCTGTTCGTCACCGACCGCAAGCTCAATGAAGCGGTCAAAACCACCACCGGACGCACCGCCACGCAGTTGATCCACGATCGCATCCTGATGGAAGCAAAACGGCTGCTGGCGCAATCCGAACTCAGCATCGCGGAGATTTCATATCGCCTCAACTTCGACGACTTCGCCTACTTCTGCCGCTTCTTCAAGAAGAATGTGCAGATGACCCCAGGTGAGTTCAAGAAAAAATTCTCCGCGCCACTGCCCTGATCTTTCCGCCTGCCGCACCCGGTACTTTCTCCGAGAAGTGCAGCAAATCCACGGATTAGTCCTATCACCCGCCAATCGCCGGCTTGTATTCTCGTCCTGCTGAAAAGCGGTCTTGCACGACCGCTTGCTTTCCCCTGTCAACCACAACAGCCGGTGCACCGGCATACAAGAGACGAGCATGTCAAAACTGAAAACCGGCGGCCAGTTGCTGGTAGATGCGCTGCTGGCACAAGATGTCGATACCACTTTCTGCGTTCCTGGCGAAAGCTACCTGGATGTCCTCAATGCACTGTACGACCATCAGCAAGAAATCCGGGTGATCTCGTGCCGCCATGAGGGATCGGCCTCATTCATGGCAGAAGCCTACGGCAAGCTGACCGGCAAACCCGGCATCTGCTTCGTCACGCGCGGTCCCGGCGCCACCAACGCCAGCATTGGCGTGCATACGGCGTTCCAGGATTCGACGCCAATGATCCTGTTCGTCGGCCAAGTCGGACTCGACATGTGCGAGCGCGAGGCTTTTCAGGAAATCGATTACCGCCGCATGTTCGGCCCCTTCACCAAATGGGTGACCCAGCTCGACGACGTTTCACGCGTCGGGGAGTACGTGGCGCGGGCATTTTCCGTGGCGATATCAGGCCGGCCCGGTCCGGTGGTGATCGCGCTGCCGGAAGACATGCTGACCGAATCTACCTTTCCGCGCGAGATCGGCAAGGTGGAGCCGGTGCAGGCCTATCCCGATCCTGACGCGCTGCAAGAAATGCAGAAACTGCTGCAGCAGGCCAGGCGGCCGATGCTGATCCTGGGCGGCTCCAACTGGAACCAGGATGGCGTGCGGAACATGGAACGTTTTGCCTCCCAGAACAACCTGCCGGTGGCGGCCTCGTTCCGCCGCCAGGATCTGTTCGACAATCGCCATCCAAACTACGTCGGTGAAGTCGGCATCGGTGTCAATCCGGCGTTGGCGAAAATAATCACCGAATCGGACCTGATCATCGCAGTCGGTTCGCGCCTGGGTGAAATGGTGACCAGTGGCTATACGCTGCTCGATGTGCCACGTCCCAAGCAGAAGCTGGTGCATGTGATGCCTGCGGCGGAAGAACTTGGCCGCGTCTACCAGACCGACGTCAAGATCCTGTCGACGCTGAATGCGTTCGCGCGCATGACGGCGCAATTGCCTGCGGTCGACGCACAAGCCTGGCGCAGCTGGCAGAAGCAGGCGCGCGACGCTTACCTGGAGTACATCGAACCGCCGTTGCGCGTCACCGACTTCGACCCCGCGCTGGCGTTCCGCCAGATGCAGGACATCCTGAACCAGGATGCCATCCTCACCAACGGCGCCGGCAACTACACCGCCTGGGCGCATCGCTACTATCAATTCTCTCAGCCGAAATGCCAACTGGCACCGACCAGCGGCGCAATGGGTTACGGCGTACCTGCGGCGATCGCGGCCAAGCTGTGCTTCCCCGCCCGCCAGGTGATTTGCCTGGCCGGCGACGGCTGCTTCCTGATGACTTCACAGGAACTGACGACCGCTGTGGCGCACCGGTTGGGTATTGTCTTCCTGGTGTTCAACAATGGCATGTACGCCACCATCCGCATGCATCAGGAAAAGAATTATCCCGGTCGCGTGATGGCGACCGATCTCAATAATCCGGATTTCGTAGCGTACGCAAAGTCGTTCGGGCTTGATGCCTGCGCCATCGACAAGACGGCGGAGTTTGCGCCGGCGCTGGAGAAAGCACTCGGCATAACCAGCTCGACGTCGATGCCTTATCTGATCGAAATCCGCCTGGACAAGGAAATGCTGACGCCGCGCGCGACCCTGTCCGGATTGCGAAAAACCGCGCTGGCGGAACGCGCCGACGGCAAGGAAAGCCAGTCCTGAAAAGGGATGCCCATGATATTTTCCTTGCGGAAATGATGTGAAGGAGTGTGGTGCGGAAAAATCGCTTGATCACCGCTTCCACACGGTTACCTGACTTACCAGGCAATCAAGCAACCGGTCACCCTCCCTCAGCCTTCCATCGCCTTCTTCAGCCGCAACGCCAGCCGCTTCGCCATGGCCGCATCCGCCACGTTGGCGAAGCCAAGCAACAGGCCGCGCTGCTGCGGCGCGTCGAGATACCAGCGCGACAGGGCCTGAATGCCGAAGCCTGCGGCGCGGGCGCGGTCGGCCAGCAAGGCATCATCTTCGTGCGCGGCCAGTTTGGCGACGACGGACAACCCGCCGGGCTGCAGTTCGATCTGCAGGCGGCTGCCGAAGACCTGCTCCAGCGCGCGCACGAAGACGGCGCGGCGTTCGGCGTACAGCAGGCGCATGCGTTTGAGATGGCGCGAAAAATGTCCCTGCACAATGAAGTCGGCGAGGCCGGCCTGGAACAGGTAAGGAC is a window of Herbaspirillum hiltneri N3 DNA encoding:
- a CDS encoding NIPSNAP family protein is translated as MLLDVRTYTARPGTLKKHLALYEEHGFDIQRKHLGEPLAYLVAESGRLNCYTHIWVYQDAADRNARRDRLQADPAWAAYLEKSANAAYLVSQENQLMTPAKFAPLQWPLTQK
- a CDS encoding helix-turn-helix domain-containing protein — its product is MKDIRFPDDTPNFEVSDFSGGHTEFVFDLVKLEGRNEIPRPFLHRHSYYHILWMSNAQGNHVLDFDNYGIVPHSVFFISPGQIHGWTSEIDASGYAINFSPEFFLQIFPRIEELAEFPFFHIANADPVLYLTPQQHDELFPLLKEIEKENAGDQRWRYDIVRSFLQILLTKLRRLHQPHDAESVLPRSYSLTKRFKLLIEQHYLEFGSVQDYAARLFVTDRKLNEAVKTTTGRTATQLIHDRILMEAKRLLAQSELSIAEISYRLNFDDFAYFCRFFKKNVQMTPGEFKKKFSAPLP
- a CDS encoding thiamine pyrophosphate-binding protein is translated as MSKLKTGGQLLVDALLAQDVDTTFCVPGESYLDVLNALYDHQQEIRVISCRHEGSASFMAEAYGKLTGKPGICFVTRGPGATNASIGVHTAFQDSTPMILFVGQVGLDMCEREAFQEIDYRRMFGPFTKWVTQLDDVSRVGEYVARAFSVAISGRPGPVVIALPEDMLTESTFPREIGKVEPVQAYPDPDALQEMQKLLQQARRPMLILGGSNWNQDGVRNMERFASQNNLPVAASFRRQDLFDNRHPNYVGEVGIGVNPALAKIITESDLIIAVGSRLGEMVTSGYTLLDVPRPKQKLVHVMPAAEELGRVYQTDVKILSTLNAFARMTAQLPAVDAQAWRSWQKQARDAYLEYIEPPLRVTDFDPALAFRQMQDILNQDAILTNGAGNYTAWAHRYYQFSQPKCQLAPTSGAMGYGVPAAIAAKLCFPARQVICLAGDGCFLMTSQELTTAVAHRLGIVFLVFNNGMYATIRMHQEKNYPGRVMATDLNNPDFVAYAKSFGLDACAIDKTAEFAPALEKALGITSSTSMPYLIEIRLDKEMLTPRATLSGLRKTALAERADGKESQS